One genomic segment of Amycolatopsis sp. Hca4 includes these proteins:
- a CDS encoding MarR family winged helix-turn-helix transcriptional regulator has product MGEIPAHVAESAGWIRGVVGQLHRRLRHVDNAGILTPSQSAVMHRLHREGPATQGELAAAEHVRQQSMAATLGVLDELGYLARTPDPADRRRVVISLSDAGRDTVRGIQQHRDEWLAQALLDELSPAELDAVTRALPLLQRVAEH; this is encoded by the coding sequence ATGGGCGAAATACCTGCGCACGTCGCCGAGAGCGCCGGCTGGATCCGTGGGGTCGTCGGGCAGCTGCACCGGCGGCTGCGGCACGTCGACAACGCCGGGATCCTGACGCCGTCGCAGTCCGCCGTCATGCACCGGCTTCACCGCGAAGGCCCCGCCACGCAGGGTGAGCTGGCCGCCGCCGAGCACGTGCGGCAGCAGTCCATGGCCGCCACCCTCGGCGTTCTCGACGAGCTCGGCTACCTCGCCCGCACCCCCGACCCGGCCGACCGGCGGCGCGTGGTGATCAGCCTGTCCGACGCCGGCCGCGACACCGTGCGCGGGATCCAGCAGCACCGCGACGAGTGGCTGGCCCAGGCGCTGCTCGACGAGCTGTCCCCGGCCGAACTCGACGCCGTCACGCGCGCGCTGCCGCTGCTGCAGCGCGTCGCCGAACACTGA
- a CDS encoding MFS transporter: MAGAVLNPINSTLIAVALVPIGQSFGAGPGQTAWLISALYLATAVGQPVVGLLVDRHGARRVLLGGATLVIVAGIAGMIPISVGWLTGVRVVLGLGTCAGFPAAMAVLRHHAEASGQGVPARVLSLLSMSAQTVMVIGPTLGGLLIGLFGWPAIFAVNIPLAGLSLVLALLWVPKDDRGARTATRIDVLGIALFSATLLALLFFLMDPGAEVWLLAVVAAFGTAFTLVELRRDAPFLDLRMLAANSAILRTYLRQALSFMAIYAIMFGYVQWLETARGLSEETAGLMLLPMSGTAVCAAAFSGRASGIKARLVTVAVALAGGSALLLLVHDGTWVGALLALAALFGLAQGLTSVANQTTLYREAPAEQMGTASGLFRTAQYLGAIVASTLIALCYGPHADSAGLHRLAVALVVISGLLFVVTVADRGLRAEKA; this comes from the coding sequence GTGGCCGGCGCGGTGCTCAACCCGATCAACTCCACGCTCATCGCCGTCGCGCTCGTGCCGATCGGGCAGAGCTTCGGCGCCGGACCCGGGCAGACCGCCTGGCTGATCTCGGCGCTCTACCTGGCCACCGCGGTCGGGCAGCCGGTGGTCGGCCTGCTGGTCGACCGCCACGGCGCCCGCCGCGTCCTGCTCGGCGGCGCGACGCTCGTCATCGTCGCCGGGATCGCGGGCATGATCCCGATCTCGGTCGGCTGGCTGACCGGGGTGCGCGTGGTCCTCGGCCTTGGCACGTGCGCCGGGTTCCCGGCCGCGATGGCCGTGCTGCGCCACCACGCCGAGGCGAGCGGCCAGGGCGTGCCCGCGCGGGTGCTGTCGCTGCTGTCGATGTCCGCGCAGACGGTGATGGTGATCGGGCCGACGCTGGGCGGGCTGCTGATCGGGCTGTTCGGCTGGCCGGCCATCTTCGCCGTGAACATCCCGCTCGCGGGGTTGTCGCTGGTCCTGGCGCTGCTGTGGGTGCCGAAGGACGACCGCGGCGCGCGGACGGCCACCCGGATCGACGTGCTCGGCATCGCGCTGTTCTCCGCGACCCTGCTCGCGCTGCTGTTCTTCCTGATGGACCCGGGCGCCGAGGTCTGGCTGCTCGCCGTCGTCGCGGCCTTCGGGACGGCGTTCACGCTGGTCGAGCTCCGGCGGGACGCGCCGTTCCTGGACCTGCGGATGCTCGCGGCCAACAGCGCGATCCTGCGGACGTACCTGCGGCAGGCGCTGAGCTTCATGGCGATCTACGCGATCATGTTCGGGTACGTCCAGTGGCTGGAGACCGCGCGCGGGCTGTCGGAGGAGACGGCCGGGCTGATGCTGCTGCCGATGTCGGGCACGGCGGTCTGCGCGGCGGCGTTCTCCGGGCGGGCGTCGGGCATCAAGGCCCGCCTGGTGACGGTCGCGGTGGCCCTGGCCGGCGGTTCGGCCCTGCTGTTGCTCGTCCACGACGGCACGTGGGTCGGCGCGCTGCTGGCGCTGGCCGCGTTGTTCGGGCTCGCCCAGGGCCTGACCAGCGTCGCGAACCAGACGACGCTGTACCGCGAGGCCCCGGCCGAGCAGATGGGCACGGCGAGCGGCCTGTTCCGCACGGCCCAGTACCTCGGAGCGATAGTGGCCTCGACGCTGATCGCGCTCTGCTACGGCCCGCACGCGGACTCGGCGGGCTTGCACCGGCTGGCCGTGGCTTTGGTCGTCATCAGCGGGCTGCTGTTCGTGGTCACGGTGGCGGACCGGGGGTTGCGCGCGGAAAAGGCGTGA
- a CDS encoding FdhF/YdeP family oxidoreductase codes for MTREAPLQDVDETRLEVGKPKGWAAGIPGVAVSLARSVEQLGTGRTIKALRLLNQREGFDCPGCAWPEPREVDGEKRKLAEFCENGAKAVAEEATKRRVGREFFAQHPIGDLETKTDYWLGQQGRITEPFVLRDGASHYEPISWDDAFELVAGELKALTDPNEAIFYTSGRTSNEAAFLYQLLVRSFGTNNLPDCSNMCHESSGAALSATTGVGKGSVSLADIHKADLIVVVGQNPGTNHPRMLSALEEAKGNGAKIIAVNPLPEAGLMRFKNPQNVRGVVGKGTPLADEFAQVRLGGDLALFQAVGHLLLAWDAEAPGAIVDRDFVERVTEGFDAYAAHLREIDWPEVERATGLGRAQIERVARMIASSERTIYCWAMGLTQHKHAVPTISEIANLALVRGMIGKPGAGLCPVRGHSNVQGDRTMGIWEKMPQSFMDALAAEFGIEVPREHGFDTVDAIRAMRDGRGKVFFAVGGNFASATPDSELTEKALRSCSLTVHVSTKLNRSHVVHGRTALILPTLGRTERDVQASGEQFVTVEDSMSQVHASHGRLKPASEHLLSEVAIVCRLAEKLFGAGHAVPWRTFETDYDLIRDRISRVVPGCQDYNRRVREPDGFVLPHAPRDSREFTGTANGKANFTVSGLEYPQAPEGRLLLQTLRSHDQYNTTIYGLSDRYRGIENARRVVLVNPDDLAALGLADGAVVDLVSEWRDGDRRAPGFRIVAYPTARGCAAAYFPEANALVPLDSVADKSNTPVSKAIVVRLEPGSQPR; via the coding sequence ATGACCCGTGAAGCGCCGCTGCAGGACGTGGACGAGACCCGCCTCGAGGTGGGTAAGCCGAAAGGGTGGGCCGCCGGGATACCCGGGGTTGCCGTCTCGCTCGCGCGCAGCGTCGAACAGCTCGGCACCGGGCGGACCATCAAGGCCCTGCGGCTGCTCAACCAGCGCGAAGGCTTCGACTGCCCCGGCTGCGCGTGGCCGGAACCCCGTGAGGTCGACGGTGAGAAGCGCAAGCTCGCCGAGTTCTGCGAAAACGGGGCCAAGGCCGTTGCCGAGGAAGCCACCAAACGACGCGTCGGCCGCGAGTTCTTCGCGCAGCACCCCATCGGCGACCTCGAAACCAAGACCGACTACTGGCTGGGCCAGCAGGGCCGGATCACCGAGCCGTTCGTGCTGCGGGACGGCGCGAGCCACTACGAGCCGATCTCGTGGGACGACGCCTTCGAACTGGTCGCCGGCGAGCTCAAAGCGCTGACCGACCCGAACGAGGCCATCTTCTACACCTCCGGCCGCACCAGCAACGAGGCCGCGTTCCTCTACCAGCTGCTGGTGCGCTCCTTCGGCACCAACAACCTGCCCGACTGCTCCAACATGTGCCACGAGTCCTCGGGCGCGGCGCTGTCAGCCACCACCGGCGTCGGCAAGGGCTCGGTGAGCCTGGCCGACATCCACAAGGCCGACCTGATCGTCGTCGTCGGGCAGAACCCCGGGACCAACCACCCGCGGATGCTCTCCGCACTCGAAGAGGCCAAGGGCAACGGCGCCAAGATCATCGCCGTCAACCCGCTGCCCGAAGCCGGGCTGATGCGGTTCAAGAACCCGCAGAACGTCCGCGGTGTCGTCGGCAAGGGCACGCCGCTGGCCGACGAGTTCGCCCAGGTCCGCCTCGGCGGTGACCTGGCGCTGTTCCAGGCCGTCGGGCACCTGCTGCTGGCCTGGGACGCCGAGGCGCCGGGCGCGATCGTCGACCGCGACTTCGTCGAGCGGGTCACCGAGGGCTTCGACGCCTACGCCGCGCACCTGCGGGAGATCGACTGGCCGGAGGTCGAGCGCGCCACCGGCCTCGGCCGCGCGCAGATCGAGCGGGTCGCGCGGATGATCGCCTCCTCCGAACGCACCATCTACTGCTGGGCGATGGGCCTCACCCAGCATAAGCACGCGGTGCCGACGATCTCCGAGATCGCGAACCTGGCGCTGGTGCGCGGGATGATCGGCAAGCCCGGCGCCGGCCTGTGCCCGGTCCGCGGGCACTCGAACGTGCAGGGCGACCGGACCATGGGCATCTGGGAGAAGATGCCGCAGTCCTTCATGGACGCGCTGGCCGCCGAGTTCGGCATCGAGGTCCCGCGCGAGCACGGCTTCGACACCGTCGACGCGATCCGGGCGATGCGCGACGGCCGCGGCAAGGTGTTCTTCGCCGTCGGCGGCAACTTCGCTTCGGCGACACCGGACTCCGAGCTGACCGAAAAGGCGCTGCGCTCCTGCTCGCTGACCGTGCACGTCTCCACGAAGCTGAACCGCTCCCACGTCGTGCACGGCCGCACCGCGCTGATCCTGCCCACGCTCGGCCGGACCGAGCGTGACGTCCAGGCGAGCGGCGAGCAGTTCGTCACCGTCGAGGACTCGATGTCGCAGGTGCACGCCTCGCACGGGCGCCTGAAGCCGGCGAGCGAGCACCTGCTCTCCGAGGTCGCCATCGTCTGCCGGCTGGCGGAGAAGCTGTTCGGCGCGGGTCACGCCGTGCCGTGGCGGACGTTCGAGACCGACTACGACCTGATCCGCGACCGCATCTCCCGGGTCGTGCCGGGCTGCCAGGACTACAACCGCCGGGTCCGCGAACCGGACGGGTTCGTGCTGCCGCACGCGCCGCGCGACTCCCGCGAGTTCACCGGGACCGCCAACGGCAAGGCCAACTTCACGGTGTCCGGACTGGAGTACCCGCAGGCCCCCGAGGGCCGGCTGCTGCTGCAGACCCTGCGCAGCCACGACCAGTACAACACCACCATCTACGGGCTCTCCGACCGCTACCGCGGGATCGAGAACGCCCGCCGCGTGGTGCTGGTGAACCCGGACGACCTCGCCGCGCTGGGCCTGGCCGACGGCGCCGTGGTCGACCTGGTGTCCGAGTGGCGCGACGGCGACCGTCGCGCACCCGGGTTCCGGATCGTCGCCTACCCGACCGCCCGCGGCTGCGCGGCCGCGTACTTCCCGGAGGCGAACGCGCTGGTGCCGCTGGACTCGGTGGCGGACAAGTCGAACACGCCGGTGTCGAAGGCGATCGTGGTGCGGCTCGAACCGGGGTCTCAGCCCCGGTAG
- a CDS encoding LCP family protein, producing MHALGKIAVAGLALVVFGGTAYGYVNLRSLDGVSRDNVIDAEGETKPGEQPADGSLDILLVGRDSRSDNQGNPLPADMLRELRAGANGDDLTDTLIVLRIPNGTKEVKAFSIPRDSYVSMAGGKGKINAAFGRAKAAEARRLRTAGETDKAKINQGALTAARRATRQAVEDLTGVKIDHFAEVNLLSFYEISKAIGGVDVCLKKATKDENSGADFQAGPQRVSGADALAFVRQRDGLPGTDLARVRRQQVFLAGLARQVLSAGTLADPGKLSDLIDAVKRSVVLDGSWNLLDFVGQMRGVSGGGIRFATIPVVNVDYRYSSSDPRATAVQVDPAAVKAFAASLIGPAAPAAPTGPPAPPAAVTVDVSNASPKEGLAGRVAGVLREKGFTATAAGNTAARRTSLVRFGPDLAERGAAVAKALGGLTAQQSASVPSGHIEVVLGTVYSGPGAAAGGGAPGGVADDPITSNGVVCVD from the coding sequence GTGCATGCACTGGGCAAGATCGCCGTCGCCGGGCTGGCTCTCGTCGTGTTCGGCGGCACGGCTTACGGCTACGTGAACCTCCGCTCCCTCGACGGCGTGTCGCGGGACAACGTCATCGACGCCGAAGGCGAGACGAAGCCGGGGGAACAGCCCGCCGACGGCTCGCTCGACATCCTCCTCGTCGGCCGCGACTCCCGCAGCGACAACCAGGGCAACCCGCTGCCCGCGGACATGCTGCGCGAGCTGCGGGCCGGCGCCAACGGCGACGACCTCACCGACACCCTGATCGTGCTGCGGATCCCGAACGGCACCAAGGAGGTGAAGGCCTTCTCCATCCCCCGGGACAGCTACGTCTCGATGGCGGGCGGGAAGGGCAAGATCAACGCCGCGTTCGGCCGGGCGAAGGCCGCCGAAGCGCGGCGGCTGCGCACCGCGGGCGAGACCGACAAGGCGAAGATCAACCAAGGCGCGCTCACCGCCGCGCGCCGCGCCACGCGGCAGGCGGTCGAAGACCTCACCGGGGTGAAGATCGACCACTTCGCCGAGGTCAACCTGCTCAGCTTCTACGAGATCAGCAAGGCGATCGGCGGGGTCGACGTCTGCCTGAAGAAGGCGACCAAGGACGAGAACTCCGGCGCCGACTTCCAGGCCGGGCCGCAGCGCGTCTCGGGTGCGGACGCGCTCGCCTTCGTCCGGCAGCGCGACGGCCTCCCGGGAACCGACCTGGCCCGCGTCCGGCGCCAGCAGGTGTTCCTCGCCGGCCTGGCCCGGCAGGTGCTCTCGGCGGGCACGCTCGCCGATCCGGGGAAGCTGTCCGACCTGATCGACGCGGTGAAGCGCTCGGTGGTGCTGGACGGCTCGTGGAACCTGCTCGACTTCGTCGGGCAGATGCGCGGGGTCAGCGGCGGCGGCATCCGGTTCGCGACGATCCCGGTCGTCAACGTCGACTACCGCTACAGCAGCAGCGATCCGCGGGCGACGGCGGTGCAGGTCGACCCGGCCGCGGTGAAGGCCTTCGCGGCGAGCCTGATCGGGCCCGCGGCGCCCGCCGCCCCGACCGGACCCCCCGCGCCGCCCGCGGCGGTCACCGTCGACGTCTCCAACGCGAGCCCGAAGGAAGGTCTCGCGGGCCGGGTGGCGGGCGTCCTGCGCGAGAAGGGGTTCACGGCGACCGCGGCGGGCAACACCGCCGCCCGCCGGACCTCACTCGTCCGCTTCGGTCCCGACCTGGCCGAACGCGGTGCCGCGGTGGCGAAGGCGCTGGGCGGGCTGACCGCGCAGCAGTCCGCGTCGGTGCCGTCCGGCCACATCGAGGTGGTGCTCGGGACGGTCTACTCCGGCCCCGGCGCGGCCGCGGGCGGCGGCGCTCCCGGCGGCGTCGCGGACGACCCGATCACCTCGAACGGCGTCGTCTGCGTCGACTGA
- a CDS encoding SDR family NAD(P)-dependent oxidoreductase, with protein MSRGVLVTGASRGIGRAVATAFAARGDRVAVHYGHRAADAGETLSRLAGEGHVLIGGDLADPEAARQLADAAEAGLGGVDVLVNNAAVATTAETAHPVGAVSYADWQRIWRRTVDVNLFGAANLSYCVARHLIARGAPGRIVNIGSRGAFKGEPDHPAYGASKAALHALGQSLAVSLAPHGIAVTSVAPGFTATERVAGRIDDALRAQSPFGRVGTPEEVAAAVVYLASAEATWASGTILDLNGASHLRL; from the coding sequence GTGAGCAGGGGAGTGCTCGTCACCGGCGCGTCCCGCGGTATCGGGCGCGCGGTGGCCACGGCGTTCGCGGCGCGGGGCGACCGGGTGGCCGTCCACTACGGGCACCGCGCCGCGGACGCCGGGGAAACGCTCTCGCGGCTGGCCGGCGAGGGGCACGTGCTGATCGGCGGCGACCTCGCCGACCCCGAGGCGGCCCGGCAGCTCGCCGACGCGGCCGAAGCCGGGCTCGGCGGGGTCGACGTGCTGGTCAACAACGCCGCCGTCGCGACCACGGCCGAGACCGCGCACCCGGTCGGCGCGGTGTCCTACGCGGACTGGCAGCGGATCTGGCGGCGCACCGTCGACGTCAACCTCTTCGGCGCGGCCAACCTCAGCTACTGCGTCGCCCGGCACCTCATCGCCCGCGGCGCGCCGGGGCGGATCGTCAACATCGGGTCGCGCGGGGCGTTCAAGGGCGAGCCCGACCACCCCGCGTACGGCGCCAGCAAAGCCGCGCTGCACGCGCTCGGCCAGTCGCTCGCCGTCTCCCTCGCGCCCCACGGCATCGCCGTGACGTCGGTGGCGCCCGGCTTCACCGCCACCGAGCGCGTCGCCGGGCGGATCGACGACGCTCTGCGCGCGCAGAGCCCGTTCGGGCGGGTCGGCACCCCCGAAGAGGTCGCCGCGGCCGTCGTGTACCTGGCCTCCGCGGAGGCGACCTGGGCCTCCGGGACGATCCTCGACCTCAACGGAGCCTCACACCTGCGGCTGTGA
- a CDS encoding OFA family MFS transporter, which yields MALGFLDRSRIVAPPSWTRWLVPPAALSVHLSIGQAYAWSVFKTPLEKTMHLNGTQSSLPFQLGIVMLGLSAAFGGTLVEKNGPRWAMFVSMCCFASGFLVAALGVATGQFWLVVAGYGGIGGIGLGIGYISPVSTLIKWFPDRPGMATGIAIMGFGGGALIASPWSSSMLGTAPTTSTIATAFLVHGLVYAVFMSMGWLLVRVPADDWKPAGWEPKTDHGKAMISTANVSAANAIKTPQFWCLWVVLCFNVTAGIGILEKASPMIVDFFKNTSTPVGTAAAAGFVALLSLCNMLGRFVWSSTSDLVGRKNIYRTYLGVGAVLYLVIALTENSSKLVFILCAMVILSFYGGGFATVPAYLKDLFGTYQVGAIHGRLLTAWSVAGVLGPLIVNRIADSEKAAGKSGPALYELSFYIMIGLLVVGFVANELVRPVKEKYHEPVREAVGSEA from the coding sequence ATGGCTCTCGGCTTCCTGGACCGTTCCCGGATCGTGGCACCTCCCAGCTGGACGCGCTGGCTGGTGCCGCCGGCGGCCCTTTCGGTACACCTGTCGATCGGGCAGGCCTACGCGTGGAGCGTCTTCAAGACGCCGCTCGAGAAGACCATGCACCTGAACGGCACGCAGAGCTCGCTGCCGTTCCAGCTCGGCATCGTCATGCTGGGCCTGTCCGCCGCGTTCGGCGGGACCCTCGTCGAGAAGAACGGCCCGCGCTGGGCGATGTTCGTGTCGATGTGCTGCTTCGCCAGCGGGTTCCTCGTCGCCGCGCTCGGCGTGGCGACCGGGCAGTTCTGGCTGGTCGTCGCCGGCTACGGCGGGATCGGCGGGATCGGGCTCGGCATCGGCTACATCTCGCCGGTGTCGACGCTGATCAAGTGGTTCCCCGACCGGCCGGGCATGGCCACCGGCATCGCGATCATGGGCTTCGGCGGCGGCGCGCTGATCGCCTCGCCGTGGTCGTCCTCGATGCTCGGCACCGCGCCGACGACGAGCACCATCGCGACGGCGTTCCTGGTCCACGGTCTCGTCTACGCGGTGTTCATGTCGATGGGCTGGCTGCTCGTGCGGGTGCCTGCCGACGACTGGAAGCCGGCGGGCTGGGAGCCGAAGACCGACCACGGCAAGGCGATGATCAGCACCGCGAACGTCTCGGCCGCCAACGCGATCAAGACGCCGCAGTTCTGGTGCCTGTGGGTCGTCCTGTGCTTCAACGTCACCGCGGGCATCGGGATCCTGGAGAAGGCGTCCCCGATGATCGTCGACTTCTTCAAGAACACGTCCACCCCGGTCGGCACGGCCGCGGCAGCGGGGTTCGTCGCCCTGCTGTCGCTGTGCAACATGCTCGGCCGGTTCGTCTGGTCGTCCACTTCGGACCTGGTGGGGCGCAAGAACATCTACCGCACCTACCTCGGCGTCGGCGCGGTGCTGTACCTGGTGATCGCGCTGACGGAGAACTCGTCGAAGCTCGTGTTCATCCTGTGCGCCATGGTGATCCTGTCGTTCTACGGCGGCGGTTTCGCGACGGTCCCGGCGTACCTGAAGGACCTCTTCGGCACCTACCAGGTCGGCGCGATCCACGGCAGGCTGCTCACCGCGTGGTCGGTGGCCGGCGTGCTCGGCCCGCTGATCGTCAACCGCATCGCCGACAGCGAAAAGGCGGCGGGCAAGTCGGGCCCGGCGCTCTACGAGCTGTCGTTCTACATCATGATCGGCCTGCTCGTGGTCGGCTTCGTGGCCAACGAGCTGGTGCGGCCGGTCAAGGAGAAGTACCACGAGCCGGTCCGCGAGGCCGTCGGGAGTGAGGCGTGA
- the fdhD gene encoding formate dehydrogenase accessory sulfurtransferase FdhD, which yields MGRVTVRRPVRRISATGDRRRPDALAAEEPLELRVGGRALAVTMRTPGHDVELAHGFLLSEGVIGGRTDVAVARYCDGVDDQGRNTYNVLDIALADGVPPPDTGVERNFYTTSSCGVCGKAALDAVKLRTRFSPASAAFAVKSGTLSALPDALRASQKVFASTGGLHAAALFTPDGSLAVVREDVGRHNAVDKVLGWAVLEGRIPAPGYGLLVSGRASFELVQKAAMAGIGLLAAVSAPSSLAVELAEENGMTLIGFLRGDSMNLYTGDHRVLT from the coding sequence ATGGGCAGGGTGACCGTGCGCAGGCCGGTCCGGCGGATCTCCGCGACCGGGGACCGGCGCCGCCCGGACGCGCTGGCGGCCGAAGAGCCCCTGGAGCTGCGGGTCGGCGGCCGGGCGCTGGCGGTCACGATGCGCACCCCCGGCCACGACGTCGAGTTGGCCCACGGCTTCCTGCTGTCGGAAGGCGTGATCGGCGGCCGTACGGACGTGGCGGTCGCCCGCTACTGCGACGGCGTCGACGACCAGGGCCGCAACACCTACAACGTGCTGGACATCGCGCTGGCCGACGGCGTCCCGCCGCCGGACACCGGGGTCGAGCGCAACTTCTACACGACGTCCTCGTGCGGCGTCTGCGGCAAGGCGGCGCTCGACGCGGTGAAGCTGCGCACCCGCTTCTCCCCCGCCTCGGCGGCGTTCGCGGTGAAGAGCGGGACGCTGTCCGCCCTGCCGGACGCGCTGCGGGCGAGCCAGAAGGTGTTCGCCAGCACCGGCGGCCTCCACGCGGCCGCACTGTTCACCCCCGACGGTTCGCTCGCCGTCGTCCGCGAAGACGTCGGCCGGCACAACGCGGTGGACAAGGTGCTGGGCTGGGCGGTGCTCGAAGGCCGCATCCCGGCACCGGGCTACGGGCTGCTGGTGTCCGGGCGGGCGTCGTTCGAGCTGGTCCAGAAGGCCGCGATGGCGGGCATCGGGCTGCTGGCCGCGGTGTCGGCCCCGTCGTCGCTGGCGGTGGAGCTGGCGGAGGAGAACGGGATGACCCTGATCGGCTTCCTCCGCGGCGACTCGATGAACCTTTACACCGGCGACCACCGCGTCCTGACCTAG
- a CDS encoding carotenoid oxygenase family protein, whose amino-acid sequence MGNKFLEGNFAPVSREHTITELAVTGAIPEFLDGRYLRNGPNPLSEVDPAAYHWFMGDGMVHGVRLRDGKAEWYRNRWVRNPAVAATLNGEDASRFCGLDALGANTNVIGHAGKTLALVEAGAPIYELTDELETVGRCDFDGTLPGGYTAHPKRDPRTGELHAVSYFFGMGNKVQYSVIDVHGRARRTVDVEVTGSPMMHDFSLTENHVVFYDLPVTFNAEMAVAASVPSALRTPAKLVVSAMVGKVRVPDPVTAMMAGKLGANGGLPYRWNPKYPARIGVMPREGGSKDVRWFDVEPCYVFHPLNAYDDGDSVVLDVVRHPKMFDTQLHGPDEGGPTLDRWTVDLVAGKVLEERLDDRGQEFPRVDERLVGRRHRYGYAMSADGGAEPGGSLFKHDFETGARAERAFGAGRQPGEFVFVPRHEEAAEDDGVVLGFVFDPATRRSDLTILDAETLETVAAIHLPDRVPNGFHGNWVPVG is encoded by the coding sequence ATGGGCAACAAGTTCCTCGAAGGCAACTTCGCCCCGGTCAGCCGGGAGCACACGATCACCGAGCTGGCCGTCACGGGGGCGATCCCGGAGTTCCTCGACGGCCGCTACCTGCGCAACGGCCCCAACCCGCTGTCCGAAGTGGACCCCGCGGCCTACCACTGGTTCATGGGCGACGGCATGGTCCACGGCGTGCGCCTGCGCGACGGCAAGGCCGAGTGGTACCGCAACCGGTGGGTCCGCAACCCCGCCGTCGCGGCCACGCTGAACGGCGAGGACGCGAGCCGGTTCTGCGGGCTCGACGCGCTCGGCGCCAACACCAACGTCATCGGCCACGCGGGCAAGACCCTCGCCCTGGTCGAGGCGGGCGCGCCGATCTACGAGCTGACCGACGAGCTCGAGACCGTCGGCCGCTGCGACTTCGACGGCACCCTGCCCGGCGGCTACACCGCCCACCCCAAGCGCGACCCGCGCACCGGGGAGCTGCACGCCGTCTCGTACTTCTTCGGCATGGGGAACAAGGTCCAGTACTCGGTGATCGACGTGCACGGCCGCGCCCGCCGCACGGTCGACGTCGAGGTCACCGGGTCCCCGATGATGCACGACTTCTCGCTGACGGAGAACCACGTCGTCTTCTACGACCTGCCGGTGACGTTCAACGCCGAGATGGCGGTCGCGGCCAGCGTGCCGAGCGCGCTGCGCACGCCGGCGAAGCTGGTGGTGTCGGCCATGGTCGGAAAAGTCCGGGTGCCGGACCCGGTGACCGCGATGATGGCGGGCAAGCTCGGCGCGAACGGCGGCCTGCCCTACCGCTGGAACCCGAAGTACCCGGCGCGGATCGGCGTGATGCCGCGCGAGGGCGGCAGCAAGGACGTCCGCTGGTTCGACGTCGAGCCGTGCTACGTCTTCCACCCGCTCAACGCCTACGACGACGGCGACAGCGTGGTGCTGGACGTGGTCCGCCATCCGAAGATGTTCGACACGCAGCTGCACGGCCCGGACGAGGGCGGCCCGACGCTGGACCGCTGGACGGTCGACCTGGTGGCGGGCAAGGTCCTGGAGGAGCGCCTCGACGACCGCGGCCAGGAGTTCCCCCGGGTGGACGAGCGCCTGGTCGGCCGCCGCCACCGCTACGGCTACGCGATGTCGGCCGACGGCGGCGCGGAGCCCGGCGGCTCGCTGTTCAAGCACGACTTCGAGACCGGCGCCCGCGCCGAGCGCGCGTTCGGAGCGGGCCGCCAGCCCGGCGAGTTCGTGTTCGTCCCCCGCCACGAGGAGGCGGCCGAGGACGACGGGGTGGTGCTGGGGTTCGTGTTCGACCCGGCGACCCGGCGAAGCGACCTGACGATCCTGGACGCGGAGACCCTCGAGACGGTGGCGGCGATCCACCTGCCGGACCGCGTCCCGAACGGCTTCCACGGCAACTGGGTGCCGGTCGGCTAG
- a CDS encoding TetR/AcrR family transcriptional regulator, with amino-acid sequence MSPKPRASDVKARLVEAAIRLLDESGPEALQARKLAAEVGVSTMAVYTHFGGMAALVDEVARAGFRRLSAWLAGVGETDDPVADIFGLARTYRQAVAEQPQLFAVTFGQSAPGGKRATLSDLTTAEGREAAQEGLEAFTHIVRATGRAIAAGRFRPADEYQAAAQLWSALHGFVTLEASGHFGPGEQGIDHILIPLGITMAVGLGDTVERAGRSAEAAKAAWRARTGNAGQGGND; translated from the coding sequence ATGAGCCCGAAACCGCGCGCTTCCGACGTCAAGGCCCGGCTCGTCGAGGCCGCCATCCGCCTGCTCGACGAGAGCGGTCCCGAGGCCCTGCAGGCCCGCAAGCTCGCGGCCGAGGTCGGCGTCTCGACGATGGCCGTCTACACGCACTTCGGTGGCATGGCGGCCCTGGTCGACGAGGTGGCGCGAGCGGGCTTCCGCAGGCTGAGCGCGTGGCTGGCCGGCGTCGGCGAGACCGACGACCCGGTGGCGGACATCTTCGGACTGGCCCGCACCTACCGGCAGGCGGTCGCCGAGCAGCCGCAGCTGTTCGCGGTGACGTTCGGCCAGTCCGCACCCGGCGGCAAGCGGGCGACGCTGTCCGACCTGACCACCGCGGAAGGCCGCGAAGCCGCGCAGGAGGGGCTGGAGGCGTTCACCCACATCGTCCGTGCGACCGGACGGGCCATCGCGGCCGGCCGGTTCCGCCCCGCGGACGAGTACCAGGCCGCCGCCCAGCTCTGGAGTGCGCTGCACGGATTCGTCACACTGGAGGCGTCGGGGCACTTCGGCCCCGGTGAACAGGGCATAGACCACATTTTGATCCCCCTCGGGATCACCATGGCGGTGGGTCTCGGGGACACTGTGGAGCGGGCCGGGCGCTCGGCCGAGGCGGCGAAGGCGGCTTGGCGAGCGAGAACCGGAAACGCCGGGCAGGGTGGTAACGATTGA